The Beijerinckiaceae bacterium RH AL1 genome has a segment encoding these proteins:
- the fliE gene encoding Flagellar hook-basal body complex protein FliE (ID:RHAL1_03055;~source:Prodigal:2.6), which produces MIAPLAVGALSSVLGPAKTASSAASSSGAMSSVTGAADSFTSMMASFAQDTSDKLKTAESASISGIQGKATTQSVVEAVMNAQEQLQTALAVRDKAVSAFQDITRMPI; this is translated from the coding sequence ATGATCGCTCCTCTCGCCGTCGGCGCCCTTTCGTCCGTCCTCGGGCCGGCCAAGACCGCCTCCTCCGCGGCCTCGAGCTCGGGCGCGATGTCGAGCGTCACGGGCGCCGCCGACAGCTTCACCTCGATGATGGCGTCCTTCGCGCAGGACACGTCGGACAAGCTGAAGACCGCCGAATCCGCCTCGATCTCCGGCATCCAGGGCAAGGCGACGACGCAGTCCGTCGTCGAGGCCGTGATGAACGCGCAGGAGCAGCTGCAGACCGCGCTCGCCGTCCGCGACAAGGCGGTCTCCGCCTTTCAGGACATCACCCGCATGCCGATCTGA
- the flgG gene encoding flagellar component of cell-distal portion of basal-body rod (ID:RHAL1_03056;~source:Prodigal:2.6) produces the protein MRAMTIAATGMNAQTTNVEVIANNIANINTTGYKRSRAEFTDLLYETQRLPGVAQRGTQGAIPEGAQLGLGVKTAAIRNLHIQGALTQTGNQFDLALTGRGFFQIQDANGNIEYTRAGAFNTNAQGQLVTLDGNLVSPNIVIPQNTTAVTVSSTGIVNATVAGTTAPVQLGQLQLANFANEVGLQPIGNNLFQETVASGTPVVGMPGDPGYGTITQGYLESSNVDPVAEITNLISAQRAYEMNSKVIQAADQMGQTLTQMR, from the coding sequence ATGCGCGCCATGACGATTGCCGCCACCGGCATGAACGCCCAGACGACCAACGTCGAGGTGATCGCCAACAACATCGCCAACATCAACACGACCGGCTACAAGCGCTCGCGCGCCGAGTTCACCGACCTGCTCTACGAGACCCAGCGCCTGCCCGGCGTCGCCCAGCGCGGCACCCAGGGCGCGATCCCCGAGGGGGCGCAGCTCGGTCTCGGCGTCAAGACGGCGGCGATCCGCAACCTGCACATCCAGGGCGCGCTGACGCAGACCGGCAACCAGTTCGATCTCGCACTGACCGGCCGCGGCTTCTTCCAGATCCAGGACGCCAACGGCAACATCGAGTACACCCGCGCGGGTGCCTTCAACACCAACGCGCAGGGCCAGCTCGTCACGCTCGACGGCAACCTGGTCAGCCCGAACATCGTCATCCCGCAGAACACGACGGCGGTGACGGTAAGCTCGACCGGCATCGTCAACGCCACGGTGGCCGGCACGACGGCGCCGGTGCAGCTCGGCCAGCTCCAGCTCGCCAACTTCGCCAACGAGGTCGGCCTGCAGCCGATCGGCAACAACCTCTTCCAGGAGACGGTGGCGTCGGGCACGCCGGTCGTGGGCATGCCAGGCGACCCCGGCTACGGCACGATCACCCAGGGCTACCTCGAATCCTCGAACGTCGACCCGGTCGCCGAGATCACCAACCTCATCTCGGCGCAGCGCGCCTACGAGATGAACTCCAAGGTGATCCAGGCCGCCGACCAGATGGGCCAGACACTCACCCAGATGCGCTGA
- a CDS encoding Flagella basal body P-ring formation protein FlgA (ID:RHAL1_03057;~source:Prodigal:2.6) → MPARPLLILALLCGGLAPAAAAEHRPVPAVTIYPGDTIREEMLADQDFPESVASSAFVTNRSALVGKVARRTLLPGQAIPVSAVGEPRLVRIGALVRVVYKDDGLVIQTYAAALQNGAAGDVVAVRNSESGVTISGIVEADGSVHVGGG, encoded by the coding sequence ATGCCGGCACGGCCACTCCTCATCCTCGCCCTGCTCTGCGGCGGCCTTGCGCCCGCGGCGGCGGCCGAGCACCGCCCGGTGCCGGCCGTCACGATCTACCCAGGCGACACGATCCGCGAGGAGATGCTCGCCGACCAGGATTTTCCCGAGTCGGTGGCGAGCTCGGCCTTCGTCACCAACCGCTCTGCGCTCGTCGGCAAGGTGGCGCGGCGCACGCTGCTGCCCGGCCAGGCGATCCCGGTCAGCGCCGTCGGCGAGCCGCGGCTCGTGCGCATCGGTGCGCTGGTGCGCGTCGTCTACAAGGACGACGGCCTGGTCATCCAGACCTATGCTGCGGCGCTGCAGAACGGCGCCGCCGGCGACGTCGTCGCCGTGCGCAACTCCGAGAGCGGCGTGACGATCTCCGGCATCGTCGAGGCCGACGGCTCCGTCCATGTCGGCGGCGGCTAG
- the flgI gene encoding flagellar basal body P-ring protein (ID:RHAL1_03058;~source:Prodigal:2.6) codes for MHKLPSLRAQRSNPGAARGALETLRAAPPGLLRLRLAMTSLARLALAAVVLASSLPTPAAATVRIKDIATIEGIRDNQLVGYGLVFGLEGTGDTLRNAPFTEQTMQSMLDRLGINVRNQALRSRNVAAVMVTAELPPFMNRGQRIDITVSSMGDASSLMGGTLVMTPLSGADGKVHAVAQGEVAVSGTAAVGQAESVNQGVPTVGRIPNGATIELPNNNRPGDVGPMALDLKNPDFATAIRIVDAINAYSLRRWGLRTARERDFRSVALTLPPHMGTTRYVAEIGALLVEPDTEARVIIDARTGTIVIGQDVQISTVAVTHGTLTVRVTETPVVSQPAPFSRGKTVVVPRTDVDINENGGQLRVVNGTTLRRLVAGLNQIGLKPSGIIAILQAIKSAGALQADLVTQ; via the coding sequence ATGCACAAGCTCCCGTCATTGCGAGCGCAGCGAAGCAACCCAGGGGCCGCCAGGGGAGCGCTGGAGACACTGCGTGCGGCCCCCCCTGGGTTGCTTCGCCTGCGGCTCGCAATGACGAGCCTGGCAAGGCTCGCGCTCGCCGCCGTCGTGCTGGCGAGTTCCCTGCCCACCCCCGCCGCGGCAACGGTCCGCATCAAGGACATCGCGACGATCGAGGGCATCCGCGACAACCAGCTCGTCGGCTACGGCCTCGTCTTCGGGCTCGAGGGCACCGGCGACACGCTGCGCAACGCGCCCTTCACCGAGCAGACCATGCAGTCGATGCTCGACCGGCTCGGCATCAACGTGCGCAACCAGGCGCTGCGCAGCCGCAACGTCGCCGCCGTCATGGTGACGGCCGAGCTGCCGCCGTTCATGAACCGCGGCCAGCGCATCGACATCACCGTCTCGTCGATGGGCGATGCCTCCTCGCTGATGGGTGGCACGCTCGTGATGACCCCGCTGTCGGGCGCCGACGGCAAGGTGCATGCCGTAGCCCAAGGCGAGGTCGCGGTGTCCGGCACCGCAGCCGTCGGCCAGGCCGAGAGCGTCAACCAGGGCGTGCCGACCGTCGGGCGCATCCCCAACGGCGCGACGATCGAGCTGCCGAACAACAATCGTCCCGGCGACGTCGGCCCGATGGCGCTCGACCTGAAGAACCCGGACTTCGCGACGGCGATCCGCATCGTCGACGCGATCAACGCCTACTCGCTACGCCGCTGGGGCCTGCGCACGGCGCGCGAGCGCGACTTCCGCTCCGTCGCCCTGACGCTGCCGCCGCACATGGGCACGACGCGCTACGTCGCCGAGATCGGCGCGCTGCTCGTCGAGCCCGACACCGAGGCCCGCGTCATCATCGACGCCCGCACCGGCACCATCGTCATCGGCCAGGACGTGCAGATCTCGACCGTTGCGGTCACACACGGCACGCTGACCGTCCGCGTGACCGAGACGCCGGTCGTCTCGCAGCCCGCGCCCTTCTCGCGCGGCAAGACGGTGGTGGTTCCGCGCACCGACGTCGACATCAACGAGAACGGCGGCCAGCTCCGCGTGGTGAACGGCACCACGCTGCGCCGCCTCGTCGCCGGCCTGAACCAGATCGGCCTGAAGCCATCCGGCATCATCGCGATCCTGCAGGCGATCAAGTCGGCCGGCGCGCTGCAGGCGGACCTGGTGACGCAGTAG
- a CDS encoding Flagellar motility protein MotE, a chaperone for MotC folding (fragment) (ID:RHAL1_03059;~source:Prodigal:2.6) — protein MITPRLAFVCLALLAATPARAQSTEADVKRYCTNIAKAASDARFAWQTQQLNALETRIKARVGELDAKTAELRDWIGKREALEKKAAEKLVGIYAKMRPETAATQISQLDDDMAAAVLGQLNPRQASAIFNEIVPERAGKLAALIAGTPPGSEKKL, from the coding sequence ATGATCACGCCTCGCCTGGCTTTCGTCTGCCTTGCTCTCCTCGCCGCCACCCCGGCGCGCGCGCAGAGCACCGAGGCCGACGTCAAGCGCTACTGCACCAACATCGCCAAGGCGGCGAGCGACGCGCGCTTCGCCTGGCAGACGCAGCAGCTCAATGCGCTCGAGACGCGCATCAAGGCGCGCGTCGGCGAGCTCGACGCCAAGACCGCCGAGCTGCGCGACTGGATCGGCAAGCGCGAGGCGCTCGAGAAGAAGGCGGCGGAGAAGCTCGTCGGCATCTACGCCAAGATGCGGCCGGAGACGGCGGCGACGCAAATCTCGCAGCTCGACGACGACATGGCCGCCGCCGTGCTCGGCCAGCTCAACCCGCGCCAGGCGAGCGCCATCTTCAACGAGATCGTGCCCGAGCGCGCCGGCAAGCTCGCCGCGCTGATCGCCGGCACCCCACCCGGAAGCGAGAAGAAGCTGTGA
- the flgH gene encoding Flagellar L-ring protein 2 (ID:RHAL1_03060;~source:Prodigal:2.6), with translation MSARLTLVALASAGLALSGCAVRPTEIGREPTLTPVGAGIEPAVVPHHFAGDEVRPAFNSLYQDGASLYRDPRAMKAGDVITVLIAMNDKASLGNNTQASLDDEVANKFDLALGKGKITGDFNSSSTTGATGQGQIDRTEKIKVSVGAVVSEVLPNGNLVVSGSQEMRVNFEIRQVYFAGIVRPQDISKDNTIPYDKVSEARISYGGRGRLSEVQQPSWGQQIYNAVKPF, from the coding sequence GTGAGCGCCCGCCTGACCCTCGTCGCGCTCGCGAGCGCCGGCCTTGCGCTCTCGGGCTGCGCGGTGCGCCCGACCGAGATCGGCCGCGAGCCGACGCTGACGCCCGTCGGCGCCGGCATCGAGCCCGCCGTGGTGCCGCACCACTTCGCCGGCGACGAGGTGCGCCCGGCGTTCAACTCGCTCTACCAGGACGGCGCGAGCCTCTACCGCGACCCGCGCGCGATGAAGGCCGGCGACGTCATCACCGTCCTCATCGCGATGAACGACAAGGCCTCGCTCGGCAACAACACGCAGGCGAGCCTCGATGACGAGGTCGCAAACAAGTTCGACCTGGCGCTCGGCAAGGGCAAGATCACCGGCGACTTCAACTCGTCCTCGACCACCGGCGCCACCGGCCAGGGCCAGATCGACCGCACCGAGAAGATCAAGGTGTCCGTCGGCGCCGTCGTCAGCGAGGTGCTGCCGAACGGCAACCTCGTCGTCTCGGGCTCGCAGGAGATGCGCGTCAACTTCGAGATCCGCCAGGTCTATTTCGCCGGCATCGTGCGCCCGCAGGACATCTCGAAGGACAATACGATTCCCTACGACAAGGTCTCGGAGGCACGCATCTCGTACGGCGGCCGCGGCCGGCTCAGCGAGGTGCAGCAGCCGAGCTGGGGCCAGCAGATCTACAACGCCGTCAAGCCGTTCTGA
- a CDS encoding Flagellar protein FliL (ID:RHAL1_03061;~source:Prodigal:2.6), which produces MAATADTKGGGKANVIVSAAALTVLALIGGGLVGKMIVARLKDAIAPVTAQAAAKPLPYPSTVEVRELPPVITNLAPPTSSHVRMQVAIVYDKGAIQEPGVVAAQINDDIIGFLNTLTLVKLQGASGLQNLREDLDDRAAVRTQGKVREVVIETLVVD; this is translated from the coding sequence ATGGCAGCGACGGCGGACACCAAGGGCGGCGGCAAGGCCAACGTCATCGTCTCGGCGGCAGCACTCACCGTGCTGGCGCTGATCGGCGGCGGCCTCGTCGGCAAGATGATCGTCGCGCGGCTGAAGGACGCGATCGCGCCGGTGACGGCGCAGGCGGCGGCAAAGCCCCTTCCCTACCCGAGCACGGTGGAAGTCCGCGAGCTGCCGCCGGTCATCACCAACCTCGCGCCGCCGACGAGCTCGCACGTGCGCATGCAGGTCGCAATCGTCTACGACAAGGGCGCGATCCAGGAGCCGGGCGTCGTCGCCGCGCAGATCAACGACGACATCATCGGCTTCCTCAACACATTGACGCTCGTGAAGCTGCAGGGCGCCAGCGGCCTGCAGAACCTGCGCGAGGATCTGGACGACCGCGCCGCCGTCCGCACGCAGGGCAAGGTGCGCGAAGTCGTCATCGAAACCCTGGTGGTGGATTGA
- the fliP gene encoding Flagellar biosynthetic protein FliP (ID:RHAL1_03062;~source:Prodigal:2.6), producing MRLPVRTLLAASSVLLGAALVALLPAHAALAQTPDLNALVPASGGTATGRIVQVVGLLTILSIAPGLLVMVTSFTRFAIAFSFLRSGLGLQTTPANLILVSLALFMTFYVMAPTFDASWQNGLKPLIDNKMSESDAYPKITEPFRKFMLAQVRDKDLKMFDDLAQPSIKTSDKGAIDLRILIPAFMISEIRRGFEIGFLIVLPFLVIDMIVATVTMSMGMMMLSPSIISLPMKLLFFVLIDGWNLLVGNLIRSYS from the coding sequence ATGCGCCTGCCCGTTCGCACTCTTTTGGCCGCATCGAGCGTCCTGCTCGGCGCCGCCCTCGTCGCGCTCCTGCCCGCGCATGCCGCGCTGGCGCAGACGCCGGACCTCAACGCGCTGGTGCCCGCCTCCGGCGGCACGGCGACCGGCCGCATCGTGCAGGTCGTGGGGCTTCTCACCATCCTGTCGATCGCGCCGGGCCTGCTCGTCATGGTGACGAGCTTCACGCGCTTTGCGATCGCCTTCTCGTTCCTGCGCTCCGGCCTCGGCCTGCAGACGACGCCGGCGAACCTGATCCTCGTCTCGCTGGCGCTGTTCATGACGTTCTACGTCATGGCGCCGACCTTCGACGCCTCCTGGCAGAACGGGCTGAAGCCGCTCATCGACAACAAGATGTCGGAGAGCGACGCCTATCCGAAGATCACCGAGCCGTTCCGCAAGTTCATGCTGGCGCAGGTCCGCGACAAGGACCTCAAGATGTTCGACGACCTCGCGCAGCCGAGCATCAAGACCTCGGACAAGGGCGCGATCGACCTGCGCATCCTGATCCCGGCCTTCATGATCTCCGAGATCCGCCGCGGCTTCGAGATCGGCTTTTTGATCGTGCTGCCGTTCCTCGTCATCGACATGATCGTCGCCACCGTGACGATGTCGATGGGCATGATGATGCTCTCGCCCTCGATCATCTCGCTGCCGATGAAGCTGCTCTTCTTCGTGCTGATCGACGGGTGGAACTTGTTGGTGGGCAACCTGATCCGGTCGTATTCTTAA
- the nemA_1 gene encoding N-ethylmaleimide reductase (ID:RHAL1_03063;~source:Prodigal:2.6), with protein MSPVLQPVRLGDLELKNRIVMAPLTRSRSSTEGVPPDYAADYYAQRATAGLIISEATNISPQAVGYALTPGIWSEAQIESWRRVTDKVHANGGLIFLQLWHCGRISHPDLQPGHGLPVSASAVKPEGQAFTVEGMKAHVTPRALETDEIPGIVEDYRTATANAKRAGFDGVEVHSANNYLLEQFVRDSTNKRTDQYGGSVENRLRFPLAAVDAAIEAWGDSKRVGIRLSPTTTAPGETPLDSDTAGTYGAYVDALNSRDLLYVHVIEGVTRATRESEALDFDALRKRWHGIYMGNNRMTLDLAEKELADGHADLFAFGRPFIGNPDLVERLRLGAKLVEAPESTYYGGDWHGYSDWPGLNGPIELR; from the coding sequence ATGAGTCCAGTGCTGCAGCCCGTCCGCCTCGGCGATCTCGAGCTCAAGAACCGAATCGTCATGGCACCGCTGACGCGCAGCCGTTCCTCGACCGAGGGCGTACCACCGGACTATGCCGCCGACTATTATGCGCAGCGCGCGACGGCCGGGCTGATCATCTCGGAGGCCACCAACATCTCGCCGCAGGCTGTCGGCTACGCGCTGACCCCGGGCATCTGGAGCGAGGCGCAGATCGAAAGCTGGCGTCGCGTCACCGACAAGGTGCACGCCAACGGTGGCCTCATCTTCCTGCAGCTCTGGCATTGCGGGCGCATCTCGCATCCCGACCTGCAGCCGGGGCACGGCCTGCCGGTCTCGGCATCGGCGGTGAAGCCGGAGGGCCAGGCCTTCACGGTCGAGGGCATGAAGGCGCATGTCACGCCCCGCGCGCTCGAGACCGACGAGATCCCCGGCATCGTCGAGGACTACCGCACGGCGACCGCCAACGCGAAGCGCGCCGGCTTCGACGGGGTCGAGGTGCATTCCGCCAACAACTACCTGCTCGAGCAGTTCGTGCGCGACTCGACCAACAAGCGCACCGACCAATACGGCGGCTCGGTCGAGAACCGCCTGCGCTTCCCGCTCGCCGCGGTCGACGCGGCGATCGAGGCCTGGGGCGACAGCAAGCGCGTCGGCATCCGCCTCTCGCCGACCACCACCGCGCCCGGCGAGACGCCGCTCGACAGCGACACGGCCGGCACCTACGGCGCCTACGTCGACGCGCTGAACTCGCGCGACCTGCTCTACGTTCACGTCATCGAGGGCGTGACCCGGGCGACGCGCGAGTCGGAAGCCCTCGACTTCGACGCGCTGCGCAAGCGCTGGCACGGCATCTACATGGGCAACAACCGCATGACGCTCGACCTCGCCGAGAAGGAGCTCGCCGACGGCCACGCCGACCTGTTTGCGTTCGGACGACCGTTCATCGGCAACCCCGACCTCGTCGAGCGCCTGCGCCTCGGCGCCAAGCTCGTCGAGGCGCCGGAGAGCACCTACTACGGCGGCGACTGGCACGGCTACTCCGACTGGCCGGGGCTCAACGGGCCGATCGAGCTGCGGTAG
- a CDS encoding hypothetical protein (ID:RHAL1_03064;~conserved protein of unknown function;~source:Prodigal:2.6) — MGDHERKYGFSFSWRRAIGLSALKGRISRAIGIPLTREGRQRKVGAMLGCCVPLAILLCGPVAVAIVVARVGARFL; from the coding sequence ATGGGCGATCACGAGCGGAAGTATGGATTCTCGTTCTCATGGCGCCGGGCGATCGGGCTCTCCGCCCTGAAGGGCAGGATCTCGCGGGCGATCGGCATTCCGCTCACGCGCGAGGGGCGCCAGCGCAAGGTCGGCGCGATGCTCGGCTGCTGCGTGCCGCTGGCGATCCTGCTCTGCGGGCCGGTCGCGGTCGCCATCGTGGTGGCGCGGGTCGGCGCGCGCTTTCTCTAG
- a CDS encoding VapC toxin family PIN domain ribonuclease (ID:RHAL1_03065;~source:Prodigal:2.6) produces MKVFFDTNILVYAAVQSDNRHAVARRLLAGGGSISVQVLNEFANVAHRKLNMRWADIRSALRAIRASLPALPITVAINELATALAEQHKFAFYDALIVASALEAKCTTLYSEDMNHGMTIRQSLTIINPFLPPGP; encoded by the coding sequence ATGAAGGTGTTCTTCGACACCAACATTCTGGTCTACGCGGCCGTCCAAAGCGATAACCGCCATGCCGTCGCGCGGCGCCTGTTGGCCGGCGGCGGATCGATCAGCGTGCAGGTGCTCAACGAGTTCGCCAACGTCGCGCACCGCAAGCTGAACATGCGCTGGGCCGACATCCGTTCGGCGTTGCGCGCGATCAGGGCATCGCTGCCCGCGTTGCCGATCACGGTGGCGATCAACGAGCTGGCGACGGCTCTCGCAGAGCAGCACAAGTTCGCCTTCTACGACGCCCTGATCGTCGCGTCCGCGCTGGAGGCGAAGTGCACGACGCTCTATTCCGAGGACATGAACCACGGGATGACGATCCGGCAGAGCCTGACGATCATCAATCCCTTCCTCCCTCCCGGCCCGTAG
- a CDS encoding AbrB family transcriptional regulator (ID:RHAL1_03066;~source:Prodigal:2.6), whose product MRVSKWGNSLAVRLPAAIVELLELEEGDEIAIEVAGKRTLGVERDRNLDELFARLDELGLQLPPGFRFSRDEANERGSSSDE is encoded by the coding sequence ATGCGCGTGAGCAAGTGGGGCAACAGCCTGGCGGTTCGCCTGCCGGCCGCAATCGTCGAGCTGCTGGAGCTCGAGGAAGGCGACGAGATCGCAATCGAAGTGGCGGGCAAGCGGACCTTGGGGGTGGAGCGCGATCGGAACCTGGACGAGCTCTTCGCGCGTCTGGATGAGCTGGGCCTGCAACTGCCGCCGGGATTCCGTTTCTCGCGCGACGAGGCGAATGAGCGCGGCTCGTCGTCCGACGAATGA
- the hisD gene encoding Histidinol dehydrogenase (ID:RHAL1_03067;~source:Prodigal:2.6), which yields MPLRLDSESPDFESRFKALLATKREVSEDVDATVRDILREVRADGDAALVRLSLRFDRVDLGTLGLRVTPAEIETAKAACRPEDLAALRLAHERIASFHARQMPEDLRFTDPLGVELGWRWTPIQAVGLYVPGGTAAYPSSVLMNAVPAKVVGCERLVMVVPAPDGKLNPLVLAAADLAGVDEVYRVGGAQAIAALAYGTETIAPVMKIMGPGNAYVAAAKRQVFGTVGIDMIAGPSEVLILADRTAEPAWVAADLLAQAEHDEAAQAILITDDADLAEAVEREVEIQLSTLPRQRIAGASWRDYGATILVPSLEAAVPLSDRIAPEHLEIIAANEEALVGAIRNAGAIFLGGHTPEAVGDYVGGSNHVLPTARSARFSSGLNVLDYMKKTSILKCSEESLHKIGPAAVTLGEAEGLGAHARSVAMRLGQRPVAASRERVAS from the coding sequence ATGCCGTTGCGGCTCGACAGCGAGAGCCCGGATTTCGAGAGCCGTTTCAAGGCGCTGCTCGCCACCAAGCGGGAAGTGTCCGAGGACGTCGACGCGACCGTGCGCGACATCCTGCGCGAGGTGCGCGCCGACGGCGATGCCGCGCTGGTCCGCCTGTCGCTGCGCTTCGACCGGGTCGACCTCGGCACGCTCGGCCTGCGGGTCACCCCAGCCGAGATCGAGACCGCGAAGGCCGCCTGCCGGCCCGAGGACCTCGCCGCGCTGCGGCTCGCGCACGAGCGCATCGCGAGCTTCCATGCGCGGCAGATGCCCGAGGACCTGCGCTTCACCGATCCGCTCGGCGTCGAGCTGGGCTGGCGCTGGACGCCGATCCAGGCGGTCGGCCTTTACGTGCCGGGCGGCACGGCCGCTTATCCGTCCTCGGTGCTGATGAACGCCGTGCCCGCCAAGGTGGTGGGCTGCGAGCGGCTGGTCATGGTCGTGCCGGCGCCGGACGGCAAGCTCAACCCGCTGGTTCTCGCCGCTGCCGACCTCGCCGGCGTCGACGAGGTGTACCGGGTCGGCGGCGCGCAGGCGATTGCGGCGCTGGCCTATGGCACCGAGACGATCGCGCCGGTCATGAAGATCATGGGGCCCGGCAACGCGTATGTCGCCGCCGCCAAGCGGCAGGTCTTCGGCACCGTCGGCATCGACATGATCGCCGGGCCGTCGGAGGTGCTGATCCTCGCCGACCGGACGGCCGAGCCGGCCTGGGTCGCCGCCGACCTGCTGGCCCAGGCAGAGCACGACGAGGCGGCGCAGGCGATCCTCATCACCGACGATGCGGACCTTGCCGAGGCGGTCGAGCGCGAGGTCGAGATCCAGCTCTCCACCCTGCCGCGCCAGCGGATCGCCGGGGCGAGCTGGCGCGACTACGGCGCAACGATCCTGGTGCCGAGCCTCGAGGCCGCGGTGCCGCTCTCGGACCGGATCGCGCCGGAGCATCTCGAGATCATCGCCGCCAACGAGGAGGCGCTCGTCGGCGCCATCCGCAACGCCGGCGCGATCTTCCTCGGCGGCCACACGCCAGAGGCCGTCGGCGACTATGTCGGCGGCTCGAACCACGTGCTGCCGACCGCGCGCTCGGCGCGCTTCTCGTCCGGCCTCAACGTGCTCGACTACATGAAGAAGACGTCGATCCTGAAGTGCAGCGAGGAGAGCCTGCACAAGATCGGGCCGGCGGCCGTGACGCTCGGCGAGGCGGAGGGGCTCGGCGCGCATGCCCGCTCGGTGGCGATGCGCCTCGGCCAGCGGCCCGTCGCCGCGTCCCGCGAGCGCGTCGCCTCATGA
- a CDS encoding hypothetical protein (ID:RHAL1_03068;~conserved protein of unknown function;~source:Prodigal:2.6) → MTDAKKNRLKSVTLDGDSIGIGTPDQEHERQIAVYDLIEENVFALPGKDDGPYDLTISLHEAKLMLDIAGADGEQKAVHILSLTPFRRILRDYFMICESYYDAIRTQTAAQIEAIDMGRRGLHNEGADLLLERLAGKIDCDTDTARRLFTLITALHWKG, encoded by the coding sequence ATGACGGACGCGAAGAAGAACCGGCTCAAGTCCGTCACGCTCGATGGCGATTCGATCGGCATCGGCACGCCGGACCAGGAGCACGAGCGCCAGATCGCGGTCTACGATCTCATCGAGGAGAACGTCTTCGCCCTGCCCGGCAAGGACGACGGCCCCTACGACCTGACGATCTCGCTGCACGAGGCCAAGCTGATGCTCGACATCGCCGGCGCCGACGGCGAGCAGAAGGCCGTGCACATCCTGTCGCTGACGCCGTTCCGGCGCATCCTGCGCGACTACTTCATGATCTGCGAGAGCTACTACGATGCGATCCGCACCCAGACGGCGGCGCAGATCGAGGCGATCGACATGGGCCGGCGCGGGCTGCACAACGAGGGCGCCGACCTCCTGCTCGAGCGGCTCGCCGGCAAGATCGACTGCGACACAGATACCGCGCGACGTCTCTTCACGCTGATCACCGCGCTGCACTGGAAGGGCTGA
- a CDS encoding Low molecular weight phosphatase family protein (ID:RHAL1_03069;~source:Prodigal:2.6), with protein MSGPLLVRPSAILFSCSFNAVRSPIAEGLTKLYFGRELYVASAGVKPGEPDGFAAAVMDEVGVDITQHHPHTFEDLEDSSFDLIVTLSPEAHHKALEFTRTLACDVLYWPTIDPTAVEGSRERKLDAYREVRDGLSKRIKTLLDFKPRGEV; from the coding sequence ATGAGCGGCCCGCTGCTCGTGCGGCCCTCCGCGATCCTGTTCTCGTGCTCGTTCAACGCCGTGCGCTCGCCGATCGCCGAGGGCCTGACCAAGCTCTACTTCGGACGCGAGCTGTATGTCGCCTCGGCCGGCGTGAAGCCCGGCGAGCCCGACGGCTTCGCCGCCGCTGTCATGGACGAGGTCGGCGTCGACATCACGCAGCACCATCCACACACCTTCGAGGATCTCGAGGACTCCTCCTTCGACCTCATCGTGACGCTGTCGCCGGAGGCCCACCACAAGGCGCTCGAGTTCACCCGCACGCTCGCCTGCGACGTGCTCTACTGGCCGACGATCGACCCGACCGCCGTGGAGGGCTCGCGCGAGCGCAAGCTCGACGCCTACCGCGAGGTGCGCGACGGGCTTTCGAAGCGGATCAAGACGCTGCTCGACTTCAAGCCGAGGGGCGAGGTCTAG